A genome region from Mauremys reevesii isolate NIE-2019 linkage group 12, ASM1616193v1, whole genome shotgun sequence includes the following:
- the MPZL2 gene encoding myelin protein zero-like protein 2 isoform X2, whose amino-acid sequence MPLLAPRRRSGALWPVAAVEVHTSRDVEALNGTNVRLKCTFSSSSPVSQRLAVTWNFRPQGMNSPESVLYYYEEPYPPTSGRFKERVTWDGNIDRNDASIVVWNLNPTDNGTFTCQVKNPPDVDGTIGEIQLRVVQQVHFSEIHILALVIGSACALMIIVVIMVVVWRHYRNRRGQEKSTEMVETELTEKEKLKSTEEKVAVPLED is encoded by the exons CACTCTGGCCTGTGGCAGCTGTGGAAGTTCACACTTCCAGGGACGTAGAGGCTCTGAATGGGACCAATGTGCGCTTAAAATGCACCTTTTCCAGCTCCAGCCCTGTTAGCCAGCGTTTGGCGGTGACCTGGAACTTCCGGCCCCAGGGAATGAACTCTCCCGAGTCT GTGCTCTACTACTATGAGGAGCCCTATCCCCCAACCAGTGGGCGGTTTAAAGAGCGAGTCACCTGGGATGGGAACATTGACCGGAACGATGCTTCCATCGTCGTCTGGAACTTGAATCCCACTGACAATGGGACGTTCACTTGCCAGGTGAAGAACCCGCCAGATGTTGATGGCACGATTGGCGAAATCCAACTCCGTGTTGTGCAGCAAG TGCATTTCTCGGAAATCCACATCCTGGCTCTGGTCATAGGGTCTGCCTGTGCTCTGATGATCATTGTGGTGATAATGGTAGTTGTCTGGCGACACTATCGGAACAGACGAGGGCAAGAGAAGAGCACTGAGATGGTGGAGACAGAACT AACAGAAAAGGAGAAGCTGAAGAGTACAGAAGAGAAGGTAGCTGTCCCGTTAGAAGACTAA
- the MPZL2 gene encoding myelin protein zero-like protein 2 isoform X3: MLILLGSSHPALWPVAAVEVHTSRDVEALNGTNVRLKCTFSSSSPVSQRLAVTWNFRPQGMNSPESVLYYYEEPYPPTSGRFKERVTWDGNIDRNDASIVVWNLNPTDNGTFTCQVKNPPDVDGTIGEIQLRVVQQVHFSEIHILALVIGSACALMIIVVIMVVVWRHYRNRRGQEKSTEMVETELTEKEKLKSTEEKVAVPLED, encoded by the exons CACTCTGGCCTGTGGCAGCTGTGGAAGTTCACACTTCCAGGGACGTAGAGGCTCTGAATGGGACCAATGTGCGCTTAAAATGCACCTTTTCCAGCTCCAGCCCTGTTAGCCAGCGTTTGGCGGTGACCTGGAACTTCCGGCCCCAGGGAATGAACTCTCCCGAGTCT GTGCTCTACTACTATGAGGAGCCCTATCCCCCAACCAGTGGGCGGTTTAAAGAGCGAGTCACCTGGGATGGGAACATTGACCGGAACGATGCTTCCATCGTCGTCTGGAACTTGAATCCCACTGACAATGGGACGTTCACTTGCCAGGTGAAGAACCCGCCAGATGTTGATGGCACGATTGGCGAAATCCAACTCCGTGTTGTGCAGCAAG TGCATTTCTCGGAAATCCACATCCTGGCTCTGGTCATAGGGTCTGCCTGTGCTCTGATGATCATTGTGGTGATAATGGTAGTTGTCTGGCGACACTATCGGAACAGACGAGGGCAAGAGAAGAGCACTGAGATGGTGGAGACAGAACT AACAGAAAAGGAGAAGCTGAAGAGTACAGAAGAGAAGGTAGCTGTCCCGTTAGAAGACTAA